tttattttattttatctttatttaactaggcaagacagttaagaacaaattcttattttcaatgacggccgaggaacagtggtttaactgcctgttcaggggcagaacgacagatttgtaccttgtcagctcggggatttgaacttgcaacctttcggtgacTAGCCCAACattaaccactaggataccctgccaccccatattgaagcaacacctcaagacatcagtcaggaagttaaaagcttggtcgcaaatgggtcttccaaatggacaggcAAGGCTTTAGAAGCTTGCCTGTccatgcatacttccaaagttgtggtaaaatggcttaaggacaacaaagtcaaggtattggagtggccatcacaaagccctgacctcaatcctatagataatttgtgggcagaactgaaaaagtgtgtgcgaacaaggaggcctacaaatctgacttagttacaccagctctgtcaggaggaatgggccataattcacccaacttattgtgggaagcttgtggaaggctcctcaaaacgtttcacccaagttaaacaatttaaaaggcaatgctaccaaatactaattgagtgtatgtaaacttgtgacccactgggaatgtgatgaaagaaataaacatctgaaataaatcactctactattattctgacatttcacgttcttaaaataaagtggtgatcctaactgacctaagacagggaatgtttactaggattaaatgtcagcaattatgaaaaactgagttgaaatgtatttggctaaggtgtatgtaaacttccgacttcaactgtaggtcctggatggcaggaagcttggccccagtgatgaactgggccgtacacactaccctctgtagcatctTACGGTCAGatcccgagcagttgccataccaggcggtgatgcaaccggtcaggatgctctcgacggtgctgctgttgaaccttttgaggatctggggacccatgccaaatcttttcagtctcctgaaggggaaaaaGTTTTGTCCTgcactcttcacaactgtcttcgcatgtttggacaatgatagtttgttgtgtatgtggacaccaagaaacttgaaaaactcttgacctgctccactacagcctcaatgttaatgggggcctgtacGGCCCACCttttgagggagaggttggtgtcctggcaccacactgccagttctgacttcctccctataggccgtctcgtcattgtcggtgtcatcagcaaacttaccggtgttggagtcgtgtttggccacgcagttgtgggtgaacagagagtacaggaggggactaagtacacacccccgagaggacccagtgttgaggatcagtgtggcagacgtgttgttgcctacccttaccacctgggggcagcctgtcaggaagtccaggatccagttgctgagggaggtgtttagtcccagagttcttagcttagtgatgagctttgttggtgttgaatgctgagctgtagacaatgaatagcattctcacataggtgttccttttgtccaggtgggaaagggcaatgtggCGTGAGATttcgtcatctgtggatctgttggggtggtatgcaaattggagtgggtctacggtatccgggaggatgctgttgatgtgagccatgaccagcctttcatagcacttcatggctaccgacgtgagagctacggtaatcatttaggcaggttaccttcacctccttgggcacagggaccatggtggtctgcttgaaacatgtaggtattacagactcggtcaaggagaggttgaaaaggtcagtgaagacacttgacagttcgGCCGCACATGccttgagtacacatcctggtaatccatctggcccagcagCTTTcttaatgttgacctgtttaaaaggctaccgagagcgttatcacacagtcatccagaacagctggtgctctcgtgcatgcttcagtgttgcttgcctcgaagcgagcatagaaggtatttagcttgtctggtaggctcgcgtcactgggcagctcgtgtgTGGATTTCCCTtggtagtctgtaatagttttcaaggcctgccacatctgacaagTGGCAGAgcctgtgtagtaggattcaatcttaatcctgtattgacgctttgcttgtttgatggttcgtcagagggcatagtgggatttcttaaaagcgtccggattagtctcccactccttgaaagcggcagctttaACCTTTAGcttgatgcggatgttgcctgtaatccatggcttctggttgggatatgtacgtacggtcactgtggggacgatgtcgacgatgcacttattgatgaagccgaagACTGACATGGAACCAAAACCGGCTGCGCGCATGCgctatcgtgcataaatgtattttgttccCCTACACCAAATGCGATtacaacacgcaggttaaaatatcaaaacaaactctgaaccaattacattcatttggggataggtcgaaaagcattaaacatgtatggcaatttagctagttagccaatttgtcctatttagctagcttgctgttgctcgctaatttgtcctgggatataaacattgagttgttattttacctgaaatgcacaaagtCTTcttactccgacaattaatccacacataacaCGGCCAACCaaattgtttctagtcatctcttctccttccaggctttttcatgtTTGAACTTATATGATGATTGGCATCTACACTTATCACGACAACCGGCAAAACatttcgtctttcaatcacccacgtgggcaTAACCAATGAGGGGAtgacacgtgggtacctgcttctataaaccaatgaggagattggagaggcaggactttcagtgCAATCTGcttcagaaataggaatgacttctattttagcccttggcatcgcagACGCTTGTTGGCGCGTGAGAGCAGTGTTGGTGCATTAATTGAATgacatggatttctacatttattttgcaacgctcgcacaCGCGACGTGTCTGGTCAGCATGTGAGGTGGTGTACtcttcaatgccattggatgaatcctggaacatattccagtcgtagcttgcaaaacagtcctgtagtgtagcatccgcgtcatctgaccacttccgtaatGAAGGgggtcactggtacttcctgctttagtttttgcttgtaagcaggaatcaggaggatcgaattatggtcagatttgccaaatggagggcgggggagagctttgtatgcatctctgtgtgtagtaAAGGTGGTTTcggattttttccccctctggttgcacatgtgacatgctggtaaacaTTTGGTGAAACTGATATAAGTTTGTCTGCATTAAAGTCCACAGCCACTAGGATCACCATCTGGGTGAGCAtgttcttctttgcttatggccttatagagttggttgagatcGGTGTTAGTGCCAGCTTCGTTTTGTGGTGGTAAGTAGACggctacaaataatatagatgagaactcttggtaaatagtgtggtctacagcttattatAAGGTActttacctcaggcgagcaataccttgagacttccttaatattagacatctcggactagctgttattgacagacacacacccccacccctcgtcttaccagacgtagcttctctgttctgttgGTGCATAGAAAAGCCCGCCAGTTATATATTATCCCTATCATCGTTCAGCAACATCTCGGTGAAACATGATATTActgttttaatgtcccgttggtaggataatcttaatcgcAGGCCATCAATtgtattttccaatgattgccaTCCGTTGTTCTTGCTAACgtgcagtgggagtttactcgctcacCTACTGATTCTCAGAAAGCAGCCCTATCTGCGGCCCCCTTTGCTGCGTCTTTTATTCAAgcaaatgacggggatctgggcctgttccagtgaaagcagtaTATACTtttcgtcggactcgttaaaggaaaaagtttcttccagtccaaggcgagtaatcactgttctgatgtccagaagttattttcggtcataagagacagtagcaacaacattatgtacaaaataagttacacaaaacgcaaaaaaaaaacatttgttagAAGAATGTAAAACATTAGCCATGTTCTTTGGCACCATCTTGCAACAGTGTGTGTTCTTAAAGGCACCctgggacctggtcaaaagtagtatactatatagggaatagggtgtcatttgggacacagccagtggCTTTGGGGTGATGACAGGGCCTTACCTGGATGTAGGGATTGCCCCCGTTGAGTACAGGTGAGGGCTGAGCCACGCCCACAGGAGAGCAGCAGGTGCAGTAGATGTACTGGGAGGGGCTCATCCAGGGGACCTGACCAACCAGGTGAGACGGCATGGAACCTGGGCGGGGCAAACAAACAGAATGCCAGATCGCACAATGCCTAGATGTggtcagctaaccacatcatttGATGTAGCAATTTTGATGTCTGACTGCAGTCGATGACCTGGCACACCACAATTGGTTGATGCTATGCAACATCTGCAATGTAGTTGACCTGGAACACGTTTAGCCACAACCCAGACCTCAGCAGTGGCAATAGAGTACAAAAGACAAGGTCAAATAGCTACTACAAACACACAGATTAACAAAATGAACACAAGTGAAGCAACTCACGTGAGCTCCTTTCCTTCATGATTGCTGGACCCAGCTTCAGTTTCCGCCCTTTAAAACTTATCTGTTGCTGCAGAGTAAACAAGGTGAAGAGGAAACACATTCGCTTGTGATTAGAATAAAGGCAACATTTTAAAGACTTGACTCCATTTAAGATGCATTATGTTAAATAAATGGTACTTACGTCAATGATGGTTTGGATGTCGACATCTTCATTGAAGTAAACAAATCCATACCTACACAAAGAATGACATTGTTCCATATAAGGCCAGGTTCATTTGAATGGATCCAATTGCCCTGACTAAAGCCTACTAATTTGGGACTCACCCTTTACAGATGCCGCCGCGGTAAGTGATGATTTTCACTTCCTTCACTGCACCAAATCTCGCAAAGAAGTCCCGGATTTCATTCTCATCCACCTAAAAAAAGGGCAATATGAGCAAGTTAGATGTTGACTTTATTGTATCCATTAGGGAATTATTTTTGGTTTAGGATCAGTTTAATTCCAGTGAGCAGGCCAAATTAACAGACTATCCCAGTGAAACATTCTCATCCCCTCCAAAGCACACTTAATCATAGACGAGGCAACTTCCCATGCGGAGGCTCTGCATAATaagtaatcaaatcaaagtttatgtTTCACttgcacaggatacagcaggtgtcaacggtacagtgaaatgcttacttgcaagctcAGTGTAGGGGTCAATATCAAAATAGAAAAGAtgtcaataaaaaaataattataaaGTCAATACAAGTatactttttaaaaaaaatggaaatgcCAGCAGAAAGAAGACAAGAATATACACTATAGCAGTTAGTTATTCACCTTCATGTCGATTCCTCCAACAAAAAGTGTGTTTGGTGTCATTCTACCTTCAGGTAAAATATAACCATTTGACAGCTTCAAATTTATGGATGTCTGaaatccatctctctgtttctgaaTATCCTGGAataaagagaaaataaatatttaattGGTCACTAGTTCATTTGCCTGGCACTTTTCTATAAGCAACCACAACAGCCTGCTGAAGAATTTGGCAGAAAGATATTAGCCAACTACTGTAGGCATCCATTGTGGCCAGTACCTGAGTAGGCGTCAATCATCAAGATAGATAAAATTAATCTACTGACCTAGCTAGCTTGCTCAGACACAGATGAAAGGCGCTAGATAGCTAATATCCTGGTTAAACTCAATCACTCTAATATAATTTCAAAAAGGCAAGCGGGAAATCGTTGACAATCATGAGCACAATCCACTTATATTTCAGCAATCAGGATATTGTCAATGTCCGACAGTTCCCGGCTAGGTAGCTAGTTCTCAACCACTTAATAGAAAAACGGATTAGTCCCAAGACATTTTTATTAGTCTATGCTAACTACAACTTCGACATATCAACTAGCTGCCTTATGAACGAGTATATTTTAGTGCCAGGGCCCTGGCTAGCTAGACTAGGAGGCACCCACCATCACAAGAGCTGGTAGCAAGCCATGTCAACTACCTACTTAGCTATAAACATGCTTAACCTTGTAATAAACTGGCATATCAACTGGTTTAATCAAGCATGCTAGTTAGTAGTTTAGATAATGACCTAGAAATGTTTCACTTGTAGCTTACAAGTTCGCTAAAGTCAGGGAACTTTAACTCGCTTTTGCGAGAAATTGGACAGCGAAAAAATATCAGTTCGCTAACTTGATCCGCGTATCAGAAAACTGTTCACTAAACGTAGTAGAGGCCGGGCAATTAGTTCACTAACATATTTAATATATATGTATTGTGGTTGGATCATTGCCAAAACACAGATTTAGCTAGATACTCACCATTTCTAAAACCGTTAAAACAGAATAAATTAAACACACTGCCGCGCAAACTTTCCCCGCTTCAAGTGCACGAAAAAAAAAGTTGAAACTAATGACTGTCAAAAAGTCACG
This window of the Oncorhynchus keta strain PuntledgeMale-10-30-2019 chromosome 20, Oket_V2, whole genome shotgun sequence genome carries:
- the dazl gene encoding deleted in azoospermia-like isoform X2, with translation MTPNTLFVGGIDMKVDENEIRDFFARFGAVKEVKIITYRGGICKGYGFVYFNEDVDIQTIIDQQISFKGRKLKLGPAIMKERSSRSMPSHLVGQVPWMSPSQYIYCTCCSPVGVAQPSPVLNGGNPYIQPYSYNGLQGVMMPQMPMSYSQTAYAYQYASPHWTGEQRTRLVNQNFVDCGVQTLLTLL
- the dazl gene encoding deleted in azoospermia-like isoform X1, with the protein product MDIQKQRDGFQTSINLKLSNGYILPEGRMTPNTLFVGGIDMKVDENEIRDFFARFGAVKEVKIITYRGGICKGYGFVYFNEDVDIQTIIDQQISFKGRKLKLGPAIMKERSSRSMPSHLVGQVPWMSPSQYIYCTCCSPVGVAQPSPVLNGGNPYIQPYSYNGLQGVMMPQMPMSYSQTAYAYQYASPHWTGEQRTRLVNQNFVDCGVQTLLTLL